Proteins encoded within one genomic window of Triticum aestivum cultivar Chinese Spring chromosome 2D, IWGSC CS RefSeq v2.1, whole genome shotgun sequence:
- the LOC123055996 gene encoding very-long-chain 3-oxoacyl-CoA reductase 1-like: MAAAVPVWFVSLAGLGALYLSAACLRLLAHLALCLRRPIDLRCHYGSWAVVTGPTTGLGRSMATELARRGISLVLLDLDAANLQSVSAALHEAHPGVETKTVVFDLSLVGTAAGDEAMRRLKEATEGLDVGLLVNNAAVNRPGALYVHEADVERLARMVLVNVMALTEVTAAVLPGMLERGRGAIVNVGSGSTVAVPSFPLYTVYSATKRYVQHLTRCLSVEYKHRGIDVQCQVPFYVHTGMLSPAIKATMTFPAFVATADAYARDAARWIGHGMLCVPDASQQLQWFLAGFVPDAVHDWYRLRQHLKHRAILRPKLA, from the coding sequence ATGGCGGCGGCAGTGCCGGTTTGGTTCGTCTCCCTGGCCGGACTCGGCGCCCTGTACTTGTCCGCTGCCTGCCTCCGTCTCCTCGCCCACCTCGCCCTCTGCCTCCGCCGGCCCATCGACCTCCGCTGCCACTACGGCTCGTGGGCGGTCGTTACCGGCCCAACCACGGGGCTAGGCCGATCCATGGCCACGGAGCTCGCCCGCCGTGGCATCAGCCTCGTCCTCCTCGACCTCGACGCGGCCAACCTGCAATCCGTCTCGGCTGCCCTCCACGAGGCCCACCCCGGGGTGGAGACCAAGACCGTAGTGTTCGACCTCTCTCTCGTCGGCACCGCTGCCGGCGACGAGGCGATGCGGCGGCTCAAGGAGGCCACAGAGGGGCTGGATGTGGGGCTACTGGTGAACAACGCCGCCGTGAATCGGCCCGGCGCGCTGTACGTGCACGAGGCGGACGTGGAGCGCCTGGCGAGGATGGTGCTGGTGAACGTGATGGCGCTCACGGAGGTGACGGCGGCGGTGCTGCCGGGGATGCTGGAGCGGGGGAGGGGCGCCATTGTCAACGTCGGGTCGGGGTCGACGGTGGCCGTGCCCTCCTTCCCGCTCTACACCGTCTACAGCGCCACGAAACGGTACGTGCAGCACCTGACGCGGTGCCTCAGCGTGGAGTACAAGCACAGGGGCATCGACGTGCAGTGCCAGGTCCCGTTCTACGTGCACACCGGCATGCTGTCGCCGGCAATAAAGGCGACCATGACATTCCCGGCGTTCGTGGCGACCGCCGACGCGTACGCCCGGGACGCGGCGCGGTGGATCGGCCACGGCATGCTCTGCGTGCCCGACGCGTCCCAGCAGCTGCAGTGGTTCCTCGCCGGCTTTGTCCCCGACGCCGTTCACGACTGGTACCGCCTCCGGCAGCATCTCAAGCACAGGGCCATCCTCCGGCCGAAGCTGGCGTGA